A section of the Drosophila sechellia strain sech25 chromosome 3L, ASM438219v1, whole genome shotgun sequence genome encodes:
- the LOC6610877 gene encoding lachesin: MFILTVVKLLLIALNIFPSRFTNRRIMFLIYMTNLVTHVMMDEPRFAQPIPNVTVAVGRDANLPCVVEHLGGYKVAWIHIDRQMILTIHRHVISRIPRYSITYTDNTWLLHVNQAHQDDRGYYMCQVNTNPMISQVGYLQVVVPPNILDIESTPSSVAVRENQNINMTCRADGFPAPKIIWRREDGEEIAVEKKKKVLVYDADVLPLTKVSRNEMGAYLCIATNGVPPSVSKRIILDVEFSPMIWVPNQLVGAPSGTDVTIDCHTEAHPKAIIYWVYNSVMVLPSKKYKTDYTENSYRAHMKLTIRNLQYGDFGNYRCISKNSLGETEGSIRVYEIPLPSTPSKQVTHTTVESRENNIIPSSRNDTTKSLQTDVGYAMKNDLYPGSASSSSSGGSSSAASSSSSMQTSALPGGVAGNSLSSMGSKGSLAIGKSTFYTERPPNEYAASSVAGLLLHRALLFGSGIYLTLL; encoded by the exons ATGTTTATTCTAACGGTAGTTAAATTGCTGCTGATAGCATTGAATATATTTCCCAGTCGCTTCACAAATCGACGGATTATGTTCCTCATCTACATGACAAATCTGGTGACGCACG TCATGATGGATGAGCCACGTTTTGCGCAGCCGATACCAAACGTCACCGTTGCTGTGGGTCGAGATGCCAATCTGCCCTGCGTTGTGGAGCATTTGGGTGGCTACAAG GTGGCCTGGATTCACATAGACAGGCAAATGATACTGACCATCCACCGGCATGTGATATCGAGGATACCGAGATATAGCATCACCTACACGGACAACACGTGGCTGCTGCACGTGAATCAGGCTCATCAGGACGATCGCGGCTACTATATGTGCCAGGTCAACACCAACCCGATGATTAGCCAAGTGGGCTACCTACAGGTGGTCG TGCCCCCAAATATTTTGGACATTGAGAGTACGCCGTCGTCGGTGGCGGTGCGTGAAAATCAAAATATCAACATGACGTGCCGGGCCGATGGCTTCCCGGCCCCAAAAATAATTTGGCGTCGCGAGGATGGAGAGGAAATTGCCGTCGAAAAGAAGAAGAAAG TTCTCGTGTACGATGCTGATGTCCTGCCGCTAACCAAAGTGAGTCGCAATGAAATGGGCGCCTATTTGTGCATCGCCACCAATGGAGTACCGCCATCGGTGTCCAAGCGCATCATTCTGGACGTGGAGT TCTCGCCGATGATTTGGGTGCCGAATCAACTTGTTGGCGCCCCATCCGGCACAGATGTAACCATCGATTGCCACACGGAGGCGCATCCCAA AGCCATTATCTATTGGGTATACAATTCGGTGATGGTGTTGCCGAGCAAAAAGTATAAAACCGACTACACGGAGAACTCCTATCG TGCCCACATGAAGCTGACGATAAGAAACCTACAATATGGTGACTTTGGCAACTATCGATGCATCTCGAAGAACTCGCTGGGGGAAACGGAAGGCTCCATACGTGTTTACG AAATACCTTTGCCATCCACACCATCCAAGCAGGTCACCCACACCACCGTCGAGTCCAGGGAGA ACAATATCATACCCTCATCACGCAACGACACAACGAAATCCCTACAAACGGATGTGGGATATGCCATGAAGAACGATTTATATCCAGGCTCGGCCTCCTCGTCATCTTCGGGAGGCAGTTCCTCGGCggcctcgtcctcctcctcgatgCAGACCTCGGCATTGCCAGGAGGAGTGGCGGGAAATAGTCTATCATCGATGGGCTCCAAAGGATCCTTGGCGATAGGCAAGAGCACGTTCTACACAGAAAGACCACCGAATGAGTACGCCGCCTCGTCAGTGG CTGGCCTGCTGCTTCATAGAGCATTGCTGTTCGGCTCTGGAATTTATTTGACCCTGCTTTGA